In Toxoplasma gondii ME49 chromosome VIII, whole genome shotgun sequence, a single genomic region encodes these proteins:
- a CDS encoding hypothetical protein (encoded by transcript TGME49_232630): protein MNTWISNATCSQEMPPVLYSDGHHTYVCVQGPNGPEYIQRRQESTPLFTPTSGFCDGFAVPSGHLGAGAAGNLTPQSTSCSTSSMSDFAPSLGSDSVDGADHAAAVAQCNPGKRRLDGNGTACSGSRDCHSEEHDTCERALKHSRSFGLTHVMSFSSVSYALINANLQAHLTLTVETSILSSCLHWLYIVLNPLVTLCHRTIPNPLTADVCTYLRFSLVHG from the coding sequence ATGAATACGTGGATCAGTAATGCGACATGCTCTCAGGAGATGCCTCCTGTCCTTTACTCCGACGGACACCACACCTACGTCTGCGTTCAGGGGCCAAACGGTCCGGAATACATCCAGAGACGACAGGAATCAACTCCTCTGTTCACGCCCACCTCTGGATTTTGTGACGGGTTTGCGGTGCCGTCGGGTCATCTTGGAGCCGGTGCGGCAGGGAATTTGACTCCGCAAAGCACATCATGCTCGACGAGCAGCATGAGTGACTTCGCGCCGTCGTTGGGTTCGGACAGTGTCGATGGAGCGGACCACGCTGCTGCAGTCGCTCAGTGTAACCCTGGCAAAAGAAGACTAGACGGCAATGGCACAGCGTGCAGCGGATCAAGAGACTGCCATTCGGAGGAACATGACACGTGCGAGAGGGCACTCAAGCATAGCCGGTCATTCGGACTGACACATGTGATGTCTTTCTCGTCGGTAAGTTACGCTTTAATAAATGCGAACCTCCAGGCGCATCTGACTTTAACGGTTGAAACCAGCATTTTGTCTTCATGCTTGCACTGGCTGTACATTGTGTTAAACCCTCTTGTCACACTGTGCCACCGGACGATACCAAATCCTCTCACTGCAGATGTGTGCACATACTTGCGTTTCTCACTAGTTCATGGCTGA
- a CDS encoding hypothetical protein (encoded by transcript TGME49_232655), giving the protein MYFGGPDDIPIEGMEFEKSKPRILVVAMFCVAAIVAHFFAQDMGGCVTMAIFGSLLYYFYKSPTHLSITLSLATSFATLFMTGFIWLGILVASQLQIWLTDSVTKFEFIVYFLDSVAAGIALYQIQYVFNSPSSGGPRSFLPRWADYGAGGGLSSWSPFQGPAQTVGGDTDVSQDAQSGSKK; this is encoded by the exons ATGTACTTCGGCGGCCCTGATGATATACCCATTGAGGGGATGGAGTTTGAGAAATCAAAGCCTAGGATTCTGGTGGTCGCCATGTTCTGCGTTGCCGCGATCGTGGCTCACTTCTTCGCTCAAGAT ATGGGAGGATGTGTGACAATGGCCATCTTCG GCTCTCTTTTGTATTACTTCTACAAATCCCCAACCCACTTAAGCATCACCCTCTCGCTTGCCACAA GCTTTGCTACTCTCTTCATGACTGGATTTATCTGGCTTGGCATTCTAGTAGCCTCTCAGTTG CAAATATGGCTTACAGACAGTGTAACGAAATTTGA GTTTATTGTGTACTTCCTCGATTCTGTCGCCGCCGGCATCGCTCTCTACCAGATTCAATATGTATTTAATTCACCCAGCTCTG GAGGCCCGCGTTCGTTCCTGCCCAGAT GGGCTGATTATGGGGCTGGTGGTGGACTATCGAGCTGGAGTCCATTTCAG GGACCAGCACAGACAGTTGGAGGTGACACAGACGTTTCTCAAGATGCCCAATCAGGAAGCAAGAAATGA
- a CDS encoding hypothetical protein (encoded by transcript TGME49_232650) has product METRDSLVREGARKEENGHHSTGEGPALQSTSSRTRSGSGNAGEILDTAVALDNGSGRPHMGLAATSQERCAHEKPTFAFSPKMSKAGLGAIPLLSTSCPSAASADSAATGILRQECDEQPEGLPNDCAVKETTQHLQEVNFSLLATRKQDREGVRSPARQPHTSCERGSSPASADSLCEGRDAGTPCSPSKETEIRSGCSTVEKKEYMASKKRHAAVALSPKAAVNHASPRSASPSPSHYSRKKRRCDSEAGSTSRCKVNIGPRHQVPAVPPFFLDSTCAWDGKAETLSDFQGLYANDTDDTARLVYSPYAMQRVYMKRLAEGAGDKIIKNAEEMNSFIQCVAQNWTSKSGWQPFSPEYAYKLLHFAGYDPHRAIRIMKDPNFCFTAICDPPQRRYDNKWRPNDRRGQIGTLPYPSPLTLRAYLSKRNQHAAAPFHRGAST; this is encoded by the exons ATGGAGACCAGGGACAGCCTTGTCCGTGAGGGTGCACGGAAAGAGGAGAATGGCCACCATTCGACAGGTGAGGGCCCCGCTTTGCAGTCGACTTCGTCAAGAACACGCTCGGGATCTGGTAATGCGGGAGAGATTCTAGATACAGCCGTTGCCCTTGACAACGGATCTGGAAGGCCGCACATGGGCTTGGCTGCCACATCCCAAGAGAGATGTGCACACGAGAAGCCCaccttcgccttttctccgaAAATGTCGAAGGCTGGATTAGGAGCTATTCCTCTGCTGTCAACTAGCTGCCCTAGTGCCGCGTCCGCAGATTCGGCAGCCACTGGTATCTTGAGACAAGAATGCGACGAGCAGCCCGAAGGACTACCGAATGATTGCGCAGTGAAGGAGACAACACAACATTTACAAGAGGTCAacttttctctgcttgccACGAGAAAACAAGATCGAGAAGGTGTCAGGTCACCGGCACGACAGCCTCACACATCTTGTGAGAGAGGGTCGTCTCCTGCATCAGCCGACAGTTTATGCGAAGGCCGTGATGCGGGTACTCCTTGCTCGCCAAGCAAGGAAACTGAGATACGATCAG GTTGCAGCacagtcgagaagaaggagtaTATGGCAAGTAAAAAGCGACATGCTGCGGTAGCTTTGTCACCCAAAGCTGCAGTCAATCATGCTTCACCACGGTCAGCAAGCCCGAGTCCGTCACATTACAGTCGCAAAAAGCGACGATGTGACAGCGAAGCCGGCAGCACATCCAGATGCAAAGTCAATATAGGTCCGAGACACCAAGTGCCTGCGGTGCCGCCATTCTTTCTGGACTCTACATGTGCGTGGGACGGGAAAGCGGAGACGCTTTCAGATTTTCAGGGTTTATACGCAAACGACACAGACGACACGGCCAGATTGGTGTACTCGCCCTATGCCATGCAACGCGTGTACATGAAGAGGCTGGCGGAAGGTGCGGGCGATAAAATAATTAAGAATGCCGAAGAAATGAATTCGTTTATTCAGTGCGTCGCCCAGAATTGGACGAGTAAGTCTGGCTGGCAacccttctctccagagtaTGCATACAAACTGCTCCACTTTGCAGGATACGATCCCCACCGAGCAATTCGGATTATGAAAGACCCAAACTTCTGCTTCACCGCAATCTGCGACCCACCGCAGCGACGTTATGACAATAAGTGGAGACCCAATGACCGAAGAGGCCAGATTGGGACGCTTCCGTATCCATCTCCCCTTACTCTTCGCGCGTACTTGTCTAAGCGCAATCAGCATGCTGCAGCTCCGTTTCACCGCGGTGCCTCTACGTGA
- the HIP gene encoding Hsp70 interacting protein HIP (encoded by transcript TGME49_232660~Product name based on PMID:20403389.), with protein sequence MAALSPQKVAELKAFIGMCERDPSILHRPELSFFKEYLQSLKAAIPAERQAGAGSPDRPTTSPVPEASSDDSSLESEVEEFDEESLKDSEVIPPETSPLPPLAPEGEKELTDDELDKLGKLKEEASAACEAGNSERALEKFTEALLIGNPTALLYTRRADVLLKLKRPVACIRDCDEALKLNPDSARAYKIRGKANRLLGKWREAHSDLDMGQKIDYDEGLWDMQKLVDEKFKKIEEHERKIVRKCEEAEKKRREKEARKRRAAAQRAYEEQKQRDAAGSGGFPGGFPEGFPGFGGGAGFPGGAGGFGYSGGMPGTFPSSSCGGSGMTGTPGGCCGGMGGGCGGGMPSNSVPGGAGNLFGALNDPELKKLFENPKMMAAFQDIMSNPSSISKYASDPEVMAAMGSLTSKFGGGVPGAGFPTGSPM encoded by the exons ATGGCGGCGCTCAGCCCTCAGAAAG TTGCTGAATTGAAGGCATTCATTGGAATGTGCGAAAGGGACCCGTCCATTCTGCATCGACCGGAGTTGTCATTTTTCAAGGAATACCTTCAGTCTCTCAAGGCAGCGATCCCTGCTGAGAGGCAGGCAGGGGCAGGATCGCCAGACCGACCTACCACGTCTCCGGTGCCTGAGGCATCATCCGACGATTCATCGTTGGAA TCCGAAGTTGAGGAGTTCGATGAAGAGAGCCTGAAGGACAGTGAAGTTATTCCTCCTGAGACCAGTCCCCTGCCTCCGCTTGCGCCGGAGGGTGAAAAAGAGCTAACAGATGACGAGCTGGACAAGTTGGGAAAGCTGAAGGAAGAGGCTTCCGCAGCATGCGAG GCAGGAAACTCTGAAAGGGCTTTGGAGAAGTTCACCGAGGCTCTGCTGATCGGCAACCCGACGGCGCTGCTGTACACACGAAGAGCCGATGTCCTTCTGAAACTAAAGAGGCCCGTTGCTTGCATCCGTGACTGCGATGAGGCTTTGAAACTAAACCCCGATAGTGCACGGGCGTACAAAATACGTGGAAAAGCTAATAG GCTTTTAGGCAAATGGCGAGAAGCCCACAGTGACCTTGATATGGGCCAAAAG ATTGACTATGACGAAGGGCTGTGGGATATGCAGAAGTTGGTGGACGAGAAGTTCAAGAAGATTGAGGAACATGAACGGAAAATTGTCCGGAAATGCGAGGAG gcggagaaaaagcgtcgtgaaaaggaagcaaggAAGCGTCGTGCTGCGGCTCAACGCGCTTACGAAGAACAAAAACAGAGGGATGCTGCAGGCTCAG GTGGTTTCCCCGGGGGTTTCCCTGAGGGATTTCCAGGATTTGGTGGTGGAGCAGGATTTCCGGGAGGCGCAGGTGGATTCGGGTACTCCGGAGGGATGCCTGGGACCTTCCCCAGCAGTAGCTGTGGAGGCTCTGGGATGACAGGCACCCCCGGAGGCTGCTGCGGTGGCATGGGAGGAGGATGTGGCGGCGGCATGCCTTCTAATTCCGTGCCAGGTGGAGCGG GTAACCTATTTGGAGCCCTTAACGATCCCGAACTTAAGAAGCTTTTTGAGAATCCGAAG ATGATGGCCGCGTTCCAGGACATCATGTCCAATCCATCTTCGATTTCAAAGTACGCTAGTGATCCAGAGGTCATGGCGGCTATGGGTAGCCTTACATCTAAATTTGGTGGCGGAGTGCCTGGTGCTGGATTTCCAACTGGCTCTCCTATGTAA
- a CDS encoding RNA 2'-phosphotransferase, Tpt1/KptA family protein (encoded by transcript TGME49_232640): MNPKLQQEKDGAQSSMVVRSGAAGPKRVRCSGKVGDRVIRRNTVGGQRRNGSPSQKENDKLYAFSRRLTKLLRHQALQRGLAISPDGFVATRDILRLPENSRQDVITEEDIITVVQTDAKQRFSLCWRAPDEAGGNEHYEEVQFISARTAVSLPQKDAGDGSEGKCRGKHPHENKLESPDSIAKLDRITTDAGPSTRTSPRGKNCSRYPDSLCPPRNNGAVLCIRANQGHSMACIDSEKLLRPVRSVSDLPTCCLSTEVTGCDSEELVATVVHGTYWNRWKRIETEGLSRMSRNHIHFASGFSTETKGVISGMRATADVLIFLDVKKALDEGLRMFVSSNDVVLSPGNERGIIETRFFSKVVDRKTGMILFRGGDGRGSA, translated from the coding sequence ATGAATCCAAAACTGCAGCAGGAGAAAGATGGTGCGCAGTCAAGTATGGTGGTACGGAGCGGGGCAGCTGGTCCTAAAAGGGTGAGATGTTCGGGTAAGGTGGGGGACAGGGTCATTCGTCGAAACACCGTCGGCGGtcagagaaggaacgggaGCCCTTCGCAAAAGGAAAACGATAAGCTGTAtgccttctctcgtcgccttACGAAACTGTTGCGGCATCAGGCATTGCAAAGGGGCCTGGCAATATCGCCAGATGGTTTCGTTGCTACTCGCGACATACTAAGATTGCCAGAGAATTCAAGGCAGGACGTGATTACGGAAGAAGATATCATCACAGTGGTACAGACTGATGCAAAGCAACGATTCTCTCTTTGCTGGCGAGCGCCTGACGAGGCAGGGGGGAACGAACATTATGAAGAGGTACAGTTTATCTCAGCGCGCACGGCAGTGTCACTGCCACagaaagacgcaggcgaTGGTTCAGAGGGCAAATGCAGGGGAAAACACCCACACGAAAACAAGTTAGAATCTCCTGACAGTATTGCAAAACTAGACCGGATTACAACGGACGCCGGTCCCTCAACGCGGACATCACCTCGTGGCAAAAACTGTAGCCGATACCCCGACTCACTCTGCCCTCCTCGGAATAACGGGGCTGTCTTGTGTATCAGGGCGAACCAGGGACATTCCATGGCTTGCATTGACAGTGAGAAACTGCTGCGTCCAGTTCGAAGTGTGTCTGACCTGCCGACTTGTTGTCTTAGTACAGAAGTAACTGGGTGTGATTCAGAAGAACTTGTTGCAACTGTTGTCCATGGAACGTATTGGAATCGCTGGAAGCGGATAGAAACTGAAGGCCTCTCGCGTATGTCGAGAAATCATATTCACTTTGCAAGTGGATTTTCGACCGAGACGAAAGGAGTCATCTCTGGAATGCGGGCAACAGCAGACGTGCTTATTTTCTTAGATGTAAAAAAGGCACTTGACGAGGGTCTCAGGATGTTTGTCTCTTCGAACGACGTCGTCTTGTCGCCTGGGAATGAACGTGGTATTATCGAGACACGCTTTTTTTCAAAAGTtgtcgacagaaaaacgggaATGATTCTTTTTCGTGGAGGTGACGGTCGTGGCAGTGCTTAA